A window from Desulfovibrio subterraneus encodes these proteins:
- a CDS encoding GGDEF domain-containing response regulator, which produces MHKILIIEDSRSTAKLIQHAIMERLGIACDIAMNMTEAEGYIQPDPAAYTIVLCDLNLPDAPAGEAVDMVMSYRLPCVVVSAGLTKASRLQMLHKPISDYVLKRGTRDIQYLIGVVERLLRNEKTKVLVVDDSNTYRKGLVDMLTRQRLQVLEACNGVQALEVLEENPDIQLILSDYNMPLMDGFQLTEAVRARYAQDRVAIIVTTGLEEDLAAQFLRYGANDFIPKAASFEELLCRIHMNLNMLDLIRINRDLSEKDPLTGLYNRRMLFKEGGRLIEKAGESGRVTAAMLDIDHFKKVNDTYGHAGGDLALRCMGDLITRQFPPPCITARYGGEEFCILFPDTVPHSIALEQLEVFRSSVEALQIPYEETAFSFTVSIGVARATPYGLDDTLNAADQRLYEAKRSGRNRIQFCPPQ; this is translated from the coding sequence ATGCACAAGATACTCATCATCGAAGATAGCAGATCCACCGCCAAACTCATCCAGCATGCCATTATGGAACGTCTGGGCATTGCCTGCGACATTGCCATGAACATGACCGAGGCTGAAGGCTACATTCAGCCCGACCCCGCCGCCTATACCATTGTGCTGTGCGACCTGAACCTCCCCGACGCACCGGCGGGTGAAGCCGTGGACATGGTCATGAGCTACCGGCTGCCCTGCGTGGTGGTCAGCGCCGGATTGACGAAAGCCTCCCGCCTTCAGATGCTGCACAAACCCATAAGCGACTATGTGCTCAAACGCGGCACCCGCGACATTCAGTATCTCATCGGGGTGGTCGAAAGACTGCTCAGGAACGAGAAAACCAAGGTGCTCGTGGTGGACGATTCAAACACCTACCGCAAGGGATTGGTAGACATGCTCACCCGGCAACGCCTGCAGGTGCTGGAGGCATGCAACGGCGTTCAGGCCCTTGAAGTGCTGGAAGAAAACCCCGATATCCAGCTCATCCTTTCCGACTACAACATGCCCCTCATGGACGGATTTCAGCTTACGGAAGCCGTGCGCGCACGCTATGCGCAGGACAGGGTTGCCATCATCGTCACCACCGGACTGGAAGAAGACCTCGCGGCCCAGTTTCTGCGCTATGGTGCCAACGACTTCATCCCCAAGGCGGCATCCTTTGAGGAACTGCTCTGCCGCATCCACATGAACCTGAACATGCTCGACCTTATCAGGATCAACCGCGACCTTTCTGAAAAAGATCCGCTCACGGGACTCTACAACCGGCGCATGTTGTTCAAAGAAGGCGGCAGACTCATTGAAAAAGCCGGGGAATCCGGCCGCGTAACAGCCGCCATGCTCGATATAGATCACTTCAAGAAGGTCAACGACACTTACGGACACGCAGGGGGTGACCTTGCCCTTCGCTGCATGGGCGATCTCATCACCCGCCAGTTTCCACCGCCATGCATAACCGCCAGATACGGCGGCGAGGAATTCTGCATCCTCTTTCCCGACACAGTGCCTCATTCCATCGCACTGGAACAACTTGAAGTCTTCCGTTCCTCAGTGGAGGCGCTGCAGATTCCATATGAAGAAACAGCATTTTCCTTCACCGTGTCCATAGGGGTTGCGCGCGCAACACCCTACGGGCTTGACGACACGCTCAATGCTGCGGACCAGCGGCTATACGAGGCCAAGCGTTCAGGGAGAAACCGCATACAATTTTGTCCGCCTCAATGA